One Natronomonas gomsonensis genomic window, TACGTCGCCGACTCCGATGCGGCAGAACACGTCGGCGGCGATGCGATGGCTCGTGCGCTCCAGAAAATCAGTTCGGCCGGCCAGCGCGGCAACGCCGAGTTGGACGACAACGTCAGCGCGCTATGTATCTTCGGCGGCGAGCGCTCGGCGCTGGCGAAACTGTTCGCCACCCACCCGCCCATCGAGAAGCGCATCGAAGCGGTTCGGGACGTAGAGCGGTCGTACTACTGAGTTCTCTCATTCGCTCGGATCTCGGACTGCCATTCCGGAGATGTACTCGGTGAGGTCCGTCGCCGAGATGATGCCGATGGCCTCGCCGTCCTCGTCGACGACCGGGAAGTGACTGATTTCGTACTCGACCATCCGTTCGGCGATTTCCGGAATCGCTACGTCGGGTTGCGTCGTCGCGATGTCCTCGGTCATGTGGTCGCCGACGGTGGTGGTCGATTTGGGTGTTCCCTCGGCGACGATGCGGACGAAGTCCGTCGACGTGAGAATGCCGATTGGGCGGCCCTCGTCGTCGACGGCGACGACGGATTTGATGCCCTCTCCGAGCATCGAGTCCGCGATCTCTTCGACCGGTGTTTCGGGGTCAGCCGTCAATACGGGCGCGGTCATGAGGTGTCCGACTTCCGTGTTCATGGCGGTCCGTTGCGCGCTCCCATGTATAAGCATCCGGTTCTCGGCGCGTTCCGCCACCGCCGGCCATAGAGGGACCTCCCGCCCGTGTTCGACACGCTAAAGCGGCCGCCGGAACTCCCTAGGGTATGGAGTACCACGAGGCGGCGAACTTCCTGTTCGACCTCCGCCGGTACTCGCCGACGACCGGTGTCGAGTCGACCCGGCGGCTCCTCGATTTCCTCGGGGGGCCCGGCGAGGACCTCCGGGTCGTCCGCATCGCGGGGTCGAACGGGAAGGGCAGCACCGCCCGAATGGTCGAATCCGTCCTCCGGGAAGCCGGCTACGACGTGGGGCTGTACACTTCCCCACACCTCGACGACGTTCGCGAGCGCGTCCGCATCGACGGCCGGAAGGTCTCGAAGGCCGCAGTCCGTGAGTTCGTCGAACAGGTCGAACCGTACGTCACGGAGCAGGCCGCCGAGGGCGCCTCGCCGACGTTCTTCGAGACGACGACGGCGCTTGCGGTGTGGGCCTTCGCCCGCGCCGACGTGGACGTGGCGGTACTGGAGGTCGGCATCGGCGGCCGCTACGACGCGACCGGCGCCGTCGACAGCGAGGCTGCGGCGGTCACGAGCGTCACGCTCGAACACGCCGACATCCTCGGCGACACGATACCCGAAATCGCCCGCGACAAGGCCGCCGTCGCGCCGGATTCGAACCCGCTCGTCACCGCCACCGAGGGCGAGGCGCTTGAGGCCGTCAGGGACGTGGCTGGCGACGTACGCCGCGTCGGAACCGACGACGACGCCGATATCCGCGTCCGCGACGGCGGTCGGGTGGGCGTCGAGCAGGCCGTCGCACTCGACGGCGACGGCTGGGCAGTCGAAACGCGTCTCCCGCTTTTGGGGACGTATCAGGCCCGAAACGCCGGCGTCGCGGCGGCATTAGCCCGACAACTGGGTGGCGTCTCGACCGACGACATCGAACGCGGCCTCCGGAACGCCCACTGGCCCGGCCGTTTCGAGGTGATGGAGCGAGAGCCACTCGTCGTCCTCGACGGCGCACACAACCCCGGCAGTTGTGCCGGCGTCGCCGAGACGCTGTCGACGTTCGAGTACGACGACCTGCATCTGGTTTTCGGCGCGATGTGCGACAAGGACCACGCGGGCATGGTCGAAGCGCTGCCCGACCCCGACTACGTCTACACCTGCCGGCCGGACTTCGAGCGCGCCGAAACGCCCGAGGCGCTCGCGGCGGCGTTCGAGGCCGCCGGGTCGGACGCCAAGGGACGGACGAAGGCGGCTGTCGAAGACGCCGTCGAGGCCGCCACCGACGCGGCCGGCGACGGCGACGCAGTCCTCGTCTGTGGGTCGCTGTTCGTCGTCGGCGAAGCCAGGCGGCGCTGGACCCGACTCCGCGTCGAAAAGCGCGTGCCGGACCTCGACGCCGCACGAGAGGTCCTCGCAAGCGCCGACGTGACCGAGGGCGGCATCCACCGAATGCGAGCGAAGGGCGTCCACCGCGTCGTCGCCACCCGCGTCCAACCCCGCCAGGCCGAATACCTCAAACAGGAGTCGCTGTCGCTCGGCGCCGAGTGTGCCACTTCGGGACTGT contains:
- a CDS encoding CBS domain-containing protein encodes the protein MNTEVGHLMTAPVLTADPETPVEEIADSMLGEGIKSVVAVDDEGRPIGILTSTDFVRIVAEGTPKSTTTVGDHMTEDIATTQPDVAIPEIAERMVEYEISHFPVVDEDGEAIGIISATDLTEYISGMAVRDPSE
- the folP gene encoding dihydropteroate synthase, encoding MEYHEAANFLFDLRRYSPTTGVESTRRLLDFLGGPGEDLRVVRIAGSNGKGSTARMVESVLREAGYDVGLYTSPHLDDVRERVRIDGRKVSKAAVREFVEQVEPYVTEQAAEGASPTFFETTTALAVWAFARADVDVAVLEVGIGGRYDATGAVDSEAAAVTSVTLEHADILGDTIPEIARDKAAVAPDSNPLVTATEGEALEAVRDVAGDVRRVGTDDDADIRVRDGGRVGVEQAVALDGDGWAVETRLPLLGTYQARNAGVAAALARQLGGVSTDDIERGLRNAHWPGRFEVMEREPLVVLDGAHNPGSCAGVAETLSTFEYDDLHLVFGAMCDKDHAGMVEALPDPDYVYTCRPDFERAETPEALAAAFEAAGSDAKGRTKAAVEDAVEAATDAAGDGDAVLVCGSLFVVGEARRRWTRLRVEKRVPDLDAAREVLASADVTEGGIHRMRAKGVHRVVATRVQPRQAEYLKQESLSLGAECATSGLSAQDRELVDVVLMGTLAQFKRLAETLDGQPYGLSRFADELRETLEIGYRPEPHGYPWDDGTAVMGILNVTPDSFHDGGRYEDVDDAVAQGRRLVEAGADIVDVGGESTRPGADPVAVEAEKERVVPVVEALSDADALVSVDTRKAEVARAALDAGADILNDVSGLEDPEMRLVAAEHDVPVVVMHSIHTPVDPEADIEYDDVVSDTLDALVERVLLAEKAGLDRSQIIVDPGLGFGKAPEEDFEILGRLAEFRALGCPVLLGHSHKSMFGILDREADERLSATVAASALAAERGADIVRVHDVEENVAAVKTAAAAMDPGAFTEE